CTCCCAGGGATTGTTCGTAAAGCACAATGGAATGCAGAAGCTCAGATAAATGATCAAGTCTATCCTGATCTCCATCTTCCCGAATATAGGCTTCATAGCCTGTTCGCTGTAAAGCTTCCTGCAGCAATTCAGAAATCGACCCTTCCTCACTCCGCTCTTTTAACGTTTCTATGGATTGGATAAAGTCTTTGGCCCCTGTATTTCTGAGGTGAGGATGTTCCGCATATTTCTTTAACGTTTCATATAAACTTAACCCATCCCTTTCGGCTGTTTCGCGTAAAAACTTCATGCGTTTTTTTCCTATCTGTCTTTTCGGCACATTGACAATTCTCATAAAAGAAAGATCGTCCCCCACAGCCACCATGCGCAGATGAGCGAGGGCATCCTTAATCTCTTTGCGGTCAAAAAATTTAAAACCACCGAAAATCGTATATTCAATATTTTCATGGATGAGTTCCTGTTCAATAAATCGGGAAAGATAATTGGCTCGATACATCACCGCGATTTCCTTTAACGACACACCTTCCTTATCTATGAGCTCCTTTATTCTCTGCACGACCCACTTCGCTTCTTTCAACTCGTCTTTCCCGTGGTAATGAACCACTTTTAATCCATGAGGATTTTCGGTAACCATATCTTTATCAACACGGAAATAATTGTTTTGAATCAAGGAATTTCCCAGTGAAAGAATCTCGGGCGTTGAGCGGTAATTTCGATTTAGAAAGATCGTCTGTGTGTCCTTAAAATAACTTTCAAAATCAACCATATATTTCGGATCAGCTCCCCGCCATTCATAAATCGTCTGATCAGGGTCACCTACAACAAACAGGTTGCCGTGTTTCTCTGCAAGCATCTTCACCAGTTCAAACTGTTTTAAGCTGCTGTCTTGAAACTCGTCTACTTGGATGTAAAACAATCGCTCCTGCCATTTTTCGAGCACTTCCTTATATTGGTCAAACAATACAAAAGTAAAGTTCAGCAGGTCGTCAAAATCCAGGCCGAACACCCGCTTTTGTTTTTTTAAATACCGTTGGATAATTTGGCTGTCCAAATCACCAGTCTCCTCAGCCACGGGCATTTCCCCTCTCATGACCAGCTGGTGAACATAATGCGTATTTCCTTTCAGCATACCCAGTTTATCCAGGATCCTCTTAAAGGTTTTGTCGTTCATCTTTAATTCCATGTCCTCAAAAATTTCTCTTAAAAGGATCTTCTGATCTTCCACATCGAGAATGGTGAAGTTTTTTGGATAAAAGAGCCGATGGATATCCTCACGCAGCACCCTTACACAAAAACCGTGATAGGTCGTGATAAAACCGGTATCCTGCTCCCCGCCAATCAGTTTTTTCACACGCCGCTTCATCTCATTTGCTGCTTTATTCGTAAAGGTCACTGACAGGATGTTTGAAGGTTCTACTCCGAGTTCGTCCACAATATAAGCATAGCGGTGGGTTAAAGCACGCGTTTTTCCAGAACCCGCCCCTGCAATTACACGTATATATCCTTCTGTTGAGGCAGCAGCTTCCTGCTGAGCCTCATTTAAACCGTTCAACAGTTCTTCCATACTTTCCACTCCTAAAAGAACGTTTGTTTGTATGTATTATAGCACAGGTATTAGGGGATTTTGAGGATTGCAGGATGAATCAACGTTGCAATAACATAGAAAAACCTGAAGGAAATGGTTACCTTCAGGTGATTTCAGGCTTTTTCAACGCCTTTTGCAAGCGGCTGAATCGCTTTGTTAATCCGTTCCACTTGTTTGAAATTGCCGATACTATCAAACTCAATGGCCAAAACATCTCCAGGCACAGCAAAAGCTACAAGCCTCTCCTTTAAAACAGATAGTTCATTATTCAGATTATCTTCCTGGATTAATATCGCATAAGCTCCTTCATAACGATCTAATTTGTACTTATTCACCTAAAGGTCTCCTCCTCATTTATTAAAGACACGATGTACAAATAGGAATTTATTAATTCTGCTACTATACCTATAACCCTATTAACCTTTGTTTAAACATGTCGAAAAACAGGTGAGGAACAGGAATAATCCTCTGATTTACCTCTGGACAAGGAAATCATTCCATGTTACATTAAGACTAACGAACGTTAGTTAGTCAACCGAATGGTGGGGATGCCTATGACAAGAGAATCCATTATTGCTGCAGGGTTAAAGTGTTTTGCCCTATATGGGTACCAGCACACTTCCCTTGCAAATATTGCAGACGAAGTTGGAATTAAGAAGCCGTCGCTTTACAATCATTTCGATAGTAAAGAGGCTATTTTTTTAGGGGTTTTGGAGGACGTGTCAAAACGGGAAATGGAATATTTAGATTCTATCACCACACTTTCTGCCAATAACTCCATACAGGACCGTTTACACCAATTATATGATTTATATATCAAGCACATGTCTAATTCAATGGAAGGGCTATTCTTTAAACGGGTCACCTTTTTTCCACCAGAGGAGTTTACAGAAGAGATCAAACAGGTGTTTCTAAAGGTGGAGAATGAAATGACGAAATTGATTCGTCCAGTCATTGAACAAGGGAAAAAGGATCGGGTGGTGCGGCCGTTACCTACAGAAACCCTCACTTCTTCCTTTTATACTCTTCTTGACGGACTGTTTCTTGAAGAAAATTTTTACGACAAGGACGTATTTGAAAAAAGACAATCAGCAAGCTGGGAAATCTTCTGGTTAGGCATTAAGCATCCAGAATTGGAGGAATGATTATGGCCTGGGTGTATTTATTACTTGGAGCTGGGTTTGAGATAGGCTGGGCAATAGGACTGAAGCTGTCTGAAGGGTTTTCCCAGCCTATCCCCTCTATATTGACCGTTATTTGCTTATTCATCAGCTTTTACTTTTTTACAAAATCATTGCGCAGAATTGAAATTGGCACCGGTTATGCAATTTTCACTGGAATCGGGGCTGCGGGCACGGCAATTATTGATATGGCATTCCTAGGCGACGAAGCGGGCGCTGGGAAGGTCTTTTTTATTGGAATTTTGGTCTTTGGCATCATCGGCTTAAAGCTTGCCGATGAGCGCTCTGCCAATGCAGAAGTGGAATAGGAGGTGTGCCGCATGGCATGGGTATTTTTAATAGCAGCAGGCGTAAGTGAAATGATCGCCATGTACTTCCTTAAGTTATCTGAAGGATTTCGATTTATTAAAACAACGATTTTATCAATTTGTTCGTTTGGCATCAGCTTCTATCTTCTTTCTTTAGCGTTAAAAGAGATTTCTATCGGCACCTCATACAGTATATGGACGGGGATTGGGGCGATAGGAACAGTGCTTGTCGGAATCGTCATATTTAAAGAAAATGCCAACCGAAAAAAATTAATATTTATTGGATGCATCCTTGTTGGGGTCGTCGGCTTAAAGCTTGTTTCATAAAGTGAAGTTAGCCATTGAAATCGTCTATTAAAATAGATAAAATATAATAGGAAAAATTTTACGAATAGATGTTCAAAGCTTTACCTGATTTTTTTCAACATTTTTCTGCATTTTTTGCAGGGGTGAATGCCAGGCTTGCCGTCTATATAGTAAAGAAGAAAATGATGGAGGCTTAAGTAATGAGAAAGTTATTATTTGCTATTCTTTTGTTGATCGTGATCAGCTTTGGCTATGTAGGTTATACGAATATGGACAGCGGACTTAACTCCCCTGATTCAGAACAAATGGATCAGTATTAATTAAAAACCCCTTTGCCGGATGGCGAAGGGGTTTTTATTCTGGTTTAAAAGCTTTTGTTTTGCAGTCCTCCCTTTCATGTCTATACTGAAATTTCCTTCATCAAAAAACAGGATAATATCGTAATTCTGTCGGTTATACCTTTTTTCATATTCAAATGTTCATCATTATTAAATAAATTCTAAACTCAACTATCTAAACTTTTTGTTAAACTGTCACAATTTGTCATATAATATTTCTTTATAAAGAACGTGTTGACTATTATAGTAGTTTGGTTGATAATATTGGTAATGATAAACAAATGCATGAGTAAAAGCATTTATCGTAAGTTGTTTCATGAGACTATCCTTTATAAAGAACATTAATCTCTCAAACTTTATTTCGTTTTGCTCTATTCATATTTTTTACCATTTATTATTAATTGGAGGCTGCCAATATGTTTAAAAAAATTAAATTTTTCTTCGGCCGTATCCGCTGCGCCATCAATGGATACCACAAGATCGATGTCGTTACCCGCCGTTGTATGCGTTGTGGTAAATACCGTCCCAGCGAGTATGAATCGTTATCCAATGATCGTTAGTCTCATTTTGTAAAATTACACATATTTCGCCACTCCTCGCATAGCCATAGAAATGTAGTGCAAAACTCTTGAAGGAGGGTGTGATGATTTTGTGTTCAGATGAGAAAAATCATCAAAAATGCCAGGAGTGCAGTGCTCATAAAGAGGATGGCTTCGTTAAAGAAGCAGCAAAAGAGGCTAACAAATTTGTCAGTAATACCGTGGATACGTCAGGAAAAGTCATCAAATCGGTTACTGGTGAAGGCGGGCTAATTGGCAAGACCGTCGATTCTTCCGGAAAAATAGTGAAGAAAGCATCGGAAAAAGGCACAGAAGCCATTGGAAAAACCGTTGATACCTCTTCGAAAGTATTCAAACACTTATCACAAAAAGCTTTTCAACGAAATAAAGAAGATAACAGCAATAAATAAATGATAGAACGCCGCCTATCCCAGGGCGGCGTTCTATCATTTTATAAACATTGCCTTCTATTTTTCTGCAGTCCATTCCCTCCTCCCTGCCCTCACAAACAAATAGCTTTAAAAACATCTCCGTTTACGTAATAATGTTAAAATAGAAATCCTTTTTTTAAGGAGTGTCCACTATGTTAGAAAAGGAAACTCAAGTATTAGTCATATTCCCCCATCCAGATGATGAAGCATTCGGGGTATCAGGAACCATTGCCTCACATAGAAAGCAAGGTACACCGGTTACTTATGCCTGCTTAACACTTGGCGAAATGGGAAGGAATTTAGGGAAACCTCCCTTTGCAACCAGAGAGTCCCTTCCTGATATCCGCCGCAATGAATTACAGAAAGCAGCCAAAGCGATGGGAATTAACGATTTACGTATGATGGGGTTACGTGATAAAACGTTGGAATTTGAAGATGACGAAAAGCTTACTCGGATCGTACGGGACTTAATCAATGAGCTTAATCCTTCATTGATCATCAGTTTTTACCCAGGTTATGCCGTACACCCGGACCATGAAGCAACTGCACGAGCGGTTGTTAGAGCACTCCAGGAAATCGATCCATCCAATAGACCAAAACTTCATGCACTTGCATTCGCAAGAGATACCGAAGAAAATCTAGGTGAACCTGATGTCGTAAACGATATCCGTGATGTCCAGGAAGAAAAATTGAATGCCATGAGAGCTCACATATCTCAAACCGCCCGAATGCTAGAAATGCTCGATGAAGGAATAAAGACAAATGATCCCGAGGCTATGAAGTGGGTAACCAATGAACGTTTTTATACGTATGAATGGGAAGCTTGACCCTGTCCGTCATTCACGGACAGTTTTTTTATGGAACATGAAGGGTAATTAAAAAATAGAAAATTTCAGAATTTGTACAAATGAATAGCCCGGTCGGGTCATAGTGAAAAGGCTTTAGTCATGCTATTCTTATCAGTGGAGCAATTGTATAAAAGGAGTGTTATGATGAAGCAGTTTATTATGCCGGGGTTATTTACTGTTCTCCTTCTCCTGCTCGCTGCCTGTGGTTCCCAGGAAGTGAAGGATCAGACGGGTGATACTGATGAAGGAGCAGTTACAAAGCCTCATGTTGAGGTCAAATTCGACGAAGAACCTCTTCCTGTAAATAAAGAAACAACTATTCAGGCAATCGTCACTCAGGATGGCGAAGAAGTGACCGATGCGGAAAAAGTGGAATTTGAAATTTGGAAAAAATCTGACGGGCAGGACACCTCAGAGATGATCGAGGCTGAGAACCAGGGAAATGGCGCCTATGCAATTACTTACTCTTTTGACTCAGAAGGTACTTATAAAGTATACGCCCACACTACTGCTAATGATGTCCACGTTATGCCGCTCGTAGAAGTGGAAGTTGGAAAAGAGCATGGAAAAAAAGGGAATACTGAGGAAGAGCATTCGGATGATCATAAGCATTCAGAAGGAAAAGAATATACCGTTCATTTTATGAACGATGCCGAATTTAAAACAGGCAAACCCTCACAGCTGACGGCACATATCAAGCATGGTGAGAAACCATTTACTGGAGCACAGGTCAGATTTGAAATCAGTTCTTATCAAATGGACAAACACGAATACGTGGACGCGAAGGAAGACGAAGATGGTGAATACACTGGCACATATACCTTCCCTTCTGCAGGGGACTATACTGTTAAAGTGCACTACGAAAAACCAAAGGAAGACATTCATGGTCATCAGGAAAGTCAAGTGAATGTGAGGAAATAATAAGATCGATTATGATTAGTTATAACGTAAAGGAACTTCGACGAATCGAAGTTCCTTTATAATTTATTAGCAAATGACCGCTTTCAAATAAAGCCTTCTCAAATGTTGATGAAGCAATAGATGCGACTGTTTTCTGCTTATCTACGAACTCTACCATGTGATACATTGATAACAAAAAAGCTTCAAAAACCCTCAGGGCTTTTGAAGCTTTCGCTTTATTAAACGTCAGCATTTTGCAGTTTTTTCTTTTTCGCTGCTTTTTCACGTTCGTTTTTATTCAGATATTTTTTGCGCAACCGTACATTTTCCGGAGTTACTTCACAATACTCGTCATCATCTAAATACTCGATGGCTTCTTCAAGAGTCAGTTTACGCGTTTTCTTAATAGTTGTTGTTGTGTCTTTTGTTGCGGAACGGACGTTAGTCAGGTGTTTCTCTTTCGTAATGTTTACGGTCAGATCATTTTCACGGTTGTGTTCCCCGACGATCATCCCTTCATAAACTTCTGTTCCAGGCTCAACAAAGATAGTACCCCGATCCTCAAGATTCATAATGCCGTAAGTGGAAGCTTTTCCTTTATCAAGAGATACGAGTACTCCTTGGCGACGTCCGCCTACTTGACCTTTTGTTAACGGAGCATAGCCGTCAAACGTGTGGTTAAGGATCCCATATCCGCGGGTCTGGGTCATAAACTCAGTCGAATAACCGATTAATCCCCGGGAAGGCACGAGAAACTCAAGACGTACCTGGCCGTTTCCATCATTGACCATGTCCTGCATTTCACCTTTTCGGTACCCAATGGATTCCATGACCGCACCTTGATATTCTTCAGGGGTATCAATTTGAACTCTTTCGACCGGTTCACATGTGACACCGTCGATTTCTTTAATGATTACTTTTGGCTTGGAAAGCTGCAGTTCAAACCCTTCTCTTCTCATATTTTCAACAAGAATAGAAAGGTGTAATTCTCCACGTCCAGATACAGTGAATGCATCTGGAGAATCCGTCGGATCCACACGAAGACTCACATCGGTTTCCAACTGCGTCATCAGACGTTCTTCAATTTGACGTGAAGTAACATACTTTCCTTCACGGCCAGCGAATGGGCTGTTATTAACGAGGAAGGTCATTTGCAGCGTCGGTTCATCAATACGTGGAATTTCCATTGCTTCCTGATGATCCGGTGAGCAGACCGTTTCTCCTACGTTAATGTCTTCTAAACCAGCAATCGCAATAATATCTCCAGCTTTTGCTTCATCAATTTCAATCCGCTTCAAGCCAATAAATCCAAATAGCTTCGTGATCCGGAACTTCTTCACGAAACCGTCTTTTTTCATTAAGGAAACCTGCTGACCCACTTTAATAGTACCGTTAAATACTCGTCCAATGCCGACACGACCTAAATAATCATTGTAATCGAGCAATGTCACCTGAAACTGAAGTGGATCCTCTTTCGTATCTACAGGTGCAGGAATGTTGTTCATGATCAGCTTAAAGATCGGATCCATGGTTTTCTGCTGGTCTTCAGGCTCATCTCCTGAAGTACCATTTAAAGCTGAGGCATACACGACAGGGAATTCCAGCTGTTCATCGTCAGCTCCGAGCTCGATAAATAAGTCGAGGACTTCATCCACAACTTCATCCGGACGCGCATTCGGACGGTCGATTTTGTTTAATACCACTACTGGAGTCAGCTTTTGTTCGAGAGCCTTCTTTAAAACAAAACGCGTCTGAGGCATACAGCCTTCATAAGCGTCGACAACTAATAAAACACCGTCTACCATTTTCAGGATACGTTCAACTTCCCCGCCGAAGTCCGCGTGTCCTGGAGTATCAAGGATATTAATTCGAGAATCGTTATAATTGA
This Halobacillus salinarum DNA region includes the following protein-coding sequences:
- a CDS encoding DUF3006 domain-containing protein, translating into MNKYKLDRYEGAYAILIQEDNLNNELSVLKERLVAFAVPGDVLAIEFDSIGNFKQVERINKAIQPLAKGVEKA
- a CDS encoding ATP-dependent helicase; this encodes MEELLNGLNEAQQEAAASTEGYIRVIAGAGSGKTRALTHRYAYIVDELGVEPSNILSVTFTNKAANEMKRRVKKLIGGEQDTGFITTYHGFCVRVLREDIHRLFYPKNFTILDVEDQKILLREIFEDMELKMNDKTFKRILDKLGMLKGNTHYVHQLVMRGEMPVAEETGDLDSQIIQRYLKKQKRVFGLDFDDLLNFTFVLFDQYKEVLEKWQERLFYIQVDEFQDSSLKQFELVKMLAEKHGNLFVVGDPDQTIYEWRGADPKYMVDFESYFKDTQTIFLNRNYRSTPEILSLGNSLIQNNYFRVDKDMVTENPHGLKVVHYHGKDELKEAKWVVQRIKELIDKEGVSLKEIAVMYRANYLSRFIEQELIHENIEYTIFGGFKFFDRKEIKDALAHLRMVAVGDDLSFMRIVNVPKRQIGKKRMKFLRETAERDGLSLYETLKKYAEHPHLRNTGAKDFIQSIETLKERSEEGSISELLQEALQRTGYEAYIREDGDQDRLDHLSELLHSIVLYEQSLGEELSLEEYLQMISLYTDDDRDHQQESVKMMTIHTAKGLEFPYVFVVGMTENILPNVRALRQRKERALEEERRLAYVAVTRAEKELYLTESEGFQHGGLKKYPSRFIFEVDENLYNQVGDIDPALLEEAREFIRSSYHVKEMEQMEGYKKGVRVKHPVFGAGTIEDIDWKKNTYLIFFDQLKAPRPISRNFKKLEKIEKS
- a CDS encoding DMT family transporter; amino-acid sequence: MAWVYLLLGAGFEIGWAIGLKLSEGFSQPIPSILTVICLFISFYFFTKSLRRIEIGTGYAIFTGIGAAGTAIIDMAFLGDEAGAGKVFFIGILVFGIIGLKLADERSANAEVE
- a CDS encoding DMT family transporter: MAWVFLIAAGVSEMIAMYFLKLSEGFRFIKTTILSICSFGISFYLLSLALKEISIGTSYSIWTGIGAIGTVLVGIVIFKENANRKKLIFIGCILVGVVGLKLVS
- the typA gene encoding translational GTPase TypA; its protein translation is MQHRNDIRNIAIIAHVDHGKTTLVDQMLHYSGTFRENEHVDERAMDSNDLEKERGITILAKNTAINYNDSRINILDTPGHADFGGEVERILKMVDGVLLVVDAYEGCMPQTRFVLKKALEQKLTPVVVLNKIDRPNARPDEVVDEVLDLFIELGADDEQLEFPVVYASALNGTSGDEPEDQQKTMDPIFKLIMNNIPAPVDTKEDPLQFQVTLLDYNDYLGRVGIGRVFNGTIKVGQQVSLMKKDGFVKKFRITKLFGFIGLKRIEIDEAKAGDIIAIAGLEDINVGETVCSPDHQEAMEIPRIDEPTLQMTFLVNNSPFAGREGKYVTSRQIEERLMTQLETDVSLRVDPTDSPDAFTVSGRGELHLSILVENMRREGFELQLSKPKVIIKEIDGVTCEPVERVQIDTPEEYQGAVMESIGYRKGEMQDMVNDGNGQVRLEFLVPSRGLIGYSTEFMTQTRGYGILNHTFDGYAPLTKGQVGGRRQGVLVSLDKGKASTYGIMNLEDRGTIFVEPGTEVYEGMIVGEHNRENDLTVNITKEKHLTNVRSATKDTTTTIKKTRKLTLEEAIEYLDDDEYCEVTPENVRLRKKYLNKNEREKAAKKKKLQNADV
- a CDS encoding TetR/AcrR family transcriptional regulator, whose protein sequence is MTRESIIAAGLKCFALYGYQHTSLANIADEVGIKKPSLYNHFDSKEAIFLGVLEDVSKREMEYLDSITTLSANNSIQDRLHQLYDLYIKHMSNSMEGLFFKRVTFFPPEEFTEEIKQVFLKVENEMTKLIRPVIEQGKKDRVVRPLPTETLTSSFYTLLDGLFLEENFYDKDVFEKRQSASWEIFWLGIKHPELEE
- a CDS encoding FixH family protein, encoding MEQLYKRSVMMKQFIMPGLFTVLLLLLAACGSQEVKDQTGDTDEGAVTKPHVEVKFDEEPLPVNKETTIQAIVTQDGEEVTDAEKVEFEIWKKSDGQDTSEMIEAENQGNGAYAITYSFDSEGTYKVYAHTTANDVHVMPLVEVEVGKEHGKKGNTEEEHSDDHKHSEGKEYTVHFMNDAEFKTGKPSQLTAHIKHGEKPFTGAQVRFEISSYQMDKHEYVDAKEDEDGEYTGTYTFPSAGDYTVKVHYEKPKEDIHGHQESQVNVRK
- the bshB2 gene encoding bacillithiol biosynthesis deacetylase BshB2, with the protein product MLEKETQVLVIFPHPDDEAFGVSGTIASHRKQGTPVTYACLTLGEMGRNLGKPPFATRESLPDIRRNELQKAAKAMGINDLRMMGLRDKTLEFEDDEKLTRIVRDLINELNPSLIISFYPGYAVHPDHEATARAVVRALQEIDPSNRPKLHALAFARDTEENLGEPDVVNDIRDVQEEKLNAMRAHISQTARMLEMLDEGIKTNDPEAMKWVTNERFYTYEWEA